In Candidatus Thermoplasmatota archaeon, the following proteins share a genomic window:
- a CDS encoding response regulator, giving the protein MTKKIMVVDDDPSIIYTVKHGLEALDPDFSIIGANSGEQCLKLLTSEIPDVILLDIMMPGMTGWETINKIKQNDSWKTIPIILLTARTDRIAKDAGAFLADDYIEKPFQIQDIKQRIDKVLTSKSSKKNLFDI; this is encoded by the coding sequence ATGACCAAAAAAATAATGGTGGTAGATGACGACCCAAGTATTATTTATACTGTTAAACATGGTTTAGAGGCATTGGATCCTGATTTTAGTATTATTGGTGCGAATAGTGGAGAGCAATGCCTTAAATTATTGACTAGTGAGATCCCAGATGTTATCTTACTTGATATTATGATGCCTGGTATGACAGGTTGGGAGACTATAAATAAGATTAAACAGAATGATTCGTGGAAAACCATTCCAATAATTTTGCTAACTGCTAGAACAGATAGAATAGCTAAGGATGCTGGTGCTTTTTTAGCTGATGATTATATAGAGAAACCTTTTCAGATACAGGACATCAAACAGAGGATTGATAAGGTTCTGACATCAAAATCTAGTAAGAAAAACTTGTTTGATATCTGA